The following proteins are encoded in a genomic region of Corallococcus soli:
- a CDS encoding metallothionein: MARSATWMTAGLLMGGLWLVPAPAHACAAHAKAKAAPEASRTPAPPQAAEAKPDDAPRPLEELDRMLTAKCSCGSKADCTCKRGKCECSKCSGRHAPGQVMDALRGRPATQELQEARYDASAGVFI; encoded by the coding sequence ATGGCCCGCAGCGCGACGTGGATGACCGCCGGATTGCTGATGGGCGGCCTGTGGCTGGTGCCCGCGCCTGCCCACGCCTGCGCGGCCCACGCGAAGGCGAAGGCGGCCCCGGAGGCGTCCAGGACGCCCGCGCCCCCCCAGGCCGCCGAGGCGAAGCCGGATGACGCCCCGCGCCCCCTGGAGGAGCTGGACCGGATGCTGACCGCGAAGTGCTCCTGCGGCAGCAAGGCGGACTGCACCTGCAAGCGCGGCAAGTGCGAGTGCTCCAAGTGTTCGGGCCGTCACGCCCCCGGGCAGGTGATGGACGCGCTGCGCGGCCGTCCCGCGACGCAGGAACTCCAGGAGGCGCGCTACGACGCCTCCGCCGGCGTCTTCATCTGA
- a CDS encoding serine/threonine-protein kinase has product MSSPQTATPFGKYLLIKRLALGGMAELFLAHKPPSQALVVIKRILPYLSEEPEFVQMFLDEARIAAQLHHPNVVQVHELGKEGDNIFICMEYVEGVDLRRVLVEEAKFGGSMPYGVAARICAYIAAGLDHAHFSRGVDGRPLELIHRDVSPQNVMISYDGRVKLVDFGIAKAGAFMERSKPGVIKGKFLYLSPEQIMQERLDHRADIYALGVMLYEITTGKQPFSRQTTEGILYAIRYEEATPPHLVRPDYPEELSRIVMRCLVKDRTQRYQRAADVRADLDAFLASGVLKQSLDIPHYIARLLGEADERTVLHIPPAKRAGRHEATVPLPPPPPRPPPPPVPDLPEDTAARTLPLTDDVEDTAARTSPLMDDVEDTAARTLPLTDDVEDTAARTLPLGGSASGLGRGLPRTGPGAVTPAGLVARPPARRPTREAAALRAFDATEGEPETQMARPRELPTRAYDEEDEDFDEATAVGTMPGAPAPRRHLEPVLEQEALEDEEEDGDSTVPLRARRPRGVVPAPIRRGGAAEPTPRASSPGERGEAERARRMSSPGVAMPRGPVDGDPFSPSPRRTPPHASEDRAPPPPGSRRPGSGPGDDGRSEPLASGPRRMNVPPGDDGRSEPLASGPRRMNVPPGDDGRSDSSRRSSGAASDEGRGPGPRRPGPPSSDANRFAPSSNPGARSVRAPPRPSPEDDERFSTDPGMSGMSLTDPTPTRAPDPDDDESTIGFQAPRRPSRKPVRASAAEAADDEEEAFDEDGPDTFDAPASPRRSRAVVALVVGAVLVLGILVLAWMMGAFSPDAPPRPTPVKAPAPGAPPRPGPTGAAPVTPPAEVPADAPVPKPSTEPALAAASAMGEEGPAGDAPVLVAVAAPAPESPAPSRSPPAPATVQVRFDAPARTVLGRPGGEKLPVNQVLAVAPGPLRVQYTCPGKRILPRIETYNVRPGTVELQTLRVPCRRRR; this is encoded by the coding sequence TTGAGCTCGCCCCAGACGGCCACCCCGTTCGGAAAGTACCTGCTCATCAAGCGCCTCGCGCTGGGTGGGATGGCGGAGCTGTTCCTGGCGCACAAGCCGCCCTCGCAGGCGCTGGTGGTCATCAAGCGCATCCTCCCGTACCTGTCCGAGGAGCCGGAGTTCGTCCAGATGTTCCTGGACGAGGCGCGCATCGCCGCCCAGCTGCACCACCCCAACGTGGTGCAGGTGCACGAGCTGGGGAAGGAGGGCGACAACATCTTCATCTGCATGGAGTACGTGGAGGGCGTCGACCTGCGCCGCGTGCTCGTGGAGGAGGCCAAGTTCGGCGGCTCCATGCCGTACGGGGTCGCGGCGAGGATCTGCGCGTACATCGCCGCCGGGTTGGATCATGCGCACTTCAGCCGGGGCGTGGACGGCCGGCCGCTGGAGCTGATCCACCGGGACGTCAGTCCCCAGAACGTGATGATCTCCTACGACGGGCGCGTGAAGCTCGTCGACTTCGGCATCGCCAAGGCCGGCGCGTTCATGGAGCGCAGCAAGCCGGGCGTCATCAAGGGGAAGTTCCTCTACCTGTCGCCCGAGCAGATCATGCAGGAGCGGCTGGACCACCGGGCGGACATCTACGCGCTCGGGGTGATGCTGTATGAGATCACCACCGGCAAGCAGCCCTTCTCCCGCCAGACGACGGAGGGCATCCTCTACGCCATCCGCTACGAGGAGGCGACGCCGCCGCACCTGGTGCGCCCCGACTATCCGGAGGAGCTGTCGCGCATCGTGATGCGGTGCCTGGTGAAGGACCGCACCCAGCGCTACCAGCGGGCCGCCGACGTGCGGGCGGACCTGGACGCGTTCCTCGCCTCCGGCGTGCTCAAGCAGAGCCTGGACATCCCGCACTACATCGCGCGCCTGCTGGGAGAGGCCGACGAGCGCACGGTGCTGCACATCCCGCCAGCGAAGCGCGCGGGCCGGCACGAGGCCACCGTCCCACTGCCGCCGCCTCCTCCGAGGCCGCCGCCCCCGCCAGTGCCGGACCTCCCGGAGGACACCGCCGCGCGCACGCTGCCGCTGACGGACGACGTGGAGGACACCGCCGCGCGCACGTCGCCGCTGATGGACGACGTGGAGGACACCGCCGCGCGCACGCTGCCGCTGACGGACGACGTGGAGGACACCGCCGCGCGCACGCTGCCCCTGGGGGGCTCGGCGTCCGGGCTGGGGCGGGGGCTGCCCCGGACGGGTCCTGGCGCGGTGACGCCCGCGGGCCTCGTGGCGCGTCCGCCCGCGCGCCGGCCCACCCGCGAGGCCGCGGCGCTGCGCGCCTTCGACGCGACGGAGGGCGAGCCCGAGACGCAGATGGCGCGGCCTCGCGAGCTGCCCACGCGCGCCTATGACGAGGAGGACGAGGACTTCGACGAGGCCACCGCCGTCGGGACGATGCCGGGGGCCCCTGCGCCGCGCAGGCACCTGGAGCCCGTGCTGGAGCAGGAGGCGCTGGAGGACGAGGAGGAGGACGGGGACTCCACCGTGCCGCTGCGCGCGCGTCGGCCCCGGGGCGTCGTGCCCGCGCCGATACGGCGGGGAGGGGCCGCGGAGCCCACCCCGCGCGCGTCGTCGCCAGGGGAGCGCGGAGAGGCCGAGCGCGCCCGTCGGATGTCGTCGCCGGGCGTCGCCATGCCGCGCGGCCCGGTGGACGGGGATCCGTTCTCTCCCTCCCCGCGCCGGACGCCGCCTCATGCGTCGGAGGACCGTGCGCCGCCGCCTCCGGGCTCGCGCCGGCCGGGCAGTGGCCCGGGGGATGACGGGCGCTCGGAGCCGCTGGCCTCCGGCCCCCGGCGCATGAACGTGCCCCCAGGGGATGACGGTCGCTCGGAGCCGCTGGCCTCCGGTCCCCGGCGCATGAACGTGCCTCCAGGGGATGACGGTCGCTCGGATTCGTCCCGACGTTCGTCAGGCGCTGCGTCCGACGAGGGCAGGGGGCCGGGGCCCCGCCGTCCGGGGCCGCCGTCCAGCGACGCGAACCGCTTCGCCCCCTCCTCGAACCCGGGCGCGCGGAGCGTCCGCGCTCCGCCGCGTCCGTCCCCCGAGGACGACGAGCGCTTCAGCACCGACCCGGGCATGTCCGGAATGAGCCTCACGGATCCCACGCCCACCCGGGCGCCGGATCCGGACGACGACGAATCCACCATCGGGTTCCAGGCGCCGCGCCGTCCGTCCCGGAAGCCCGTCCGCGCGTCCGCCGCCGAAGCCGCGGACGACGAGGAGGAGGCGTTCGACGAGGACGGGCCGGACACCTTCGATGCGCCCGCCTCCCCCCGGCGCTCTCGCGCCGTCGTGGCGCTGGTGGTGGGCGCGGTGCTCGTCCTGGGCATCCTGGTGCTGGCCTGGATGATGGGCGCCTTCAGTCCGGACGCGCCGCCGCGCCCCACGCCGGTGAAGGCACCGGCCCCGGGGGCGCCGCCCCGTCCCGGGCCCACCGGCGCGGCTCCCGTGACGCCGCCAGCGGAGGTTCCCGCAGACGCTCCGGTGCCAAAGCCCTCCACCGAACCGGCCCTCGCGGCCGCCTCCGCGATGGGGGAGGAGGGGCCCGCGGGCGACGCCCCCGTGCTCGTGGCGGTCGCCGCTCCGGCGCCGGAATCCCCGGCTCCCAGCAGGTCGCCGCCGGCCCCCGCCACGGTGCAGGTCCGGTTCGACGCGCCGGCTCGCACCGTGCTTGGCCGGCCGGGGGGCGAAAAGCTGCCCGTCAACCAGGTCCTCGCCGTGGCGCCCGGCCCGCTGCGTGTTCAGTACACGTGCCCCGGAAAGCGGATACTTCCGCGCATCGAGACCTACAACGTCCGACCTGGAACCGTGGAACTCCAGACGCTCCGGGTCCCATGCCGGAGGCGGCGCTAA
- a CDS encoding PilZ domain-containing protein, with protein MSVPTHEVLIVHPNEARRSALVAALGAHRVAAVGSQVEAARRMEASVPTLIIAPADNARRFLRHVDRAAPEAVCVFICSRSDQLGLEELVETAAEGHVFSTVDDGLSEGELGLRLRDILQLRASTRVSLDAGLRVDFALGGQPFVAECQDLGNFGAALRISMDASMAAFLPGTALEALSMVRDGQQVLHVDRAFVRHATPVHQEGRSFLRVGISWRPAPEVSRAAPPRTLRDPVTVLAALRKALRRELPVWLHPPDSQAAHFRLESATVDPQDERGILRGVVSPGLPASVGEVVHLCFEMGGQHYSGVTSMLAVAHDGVTLGLPRSLSVENRRGQQRFRPAVNHRFLVRFTSPFGGQRITRAVLDLGGHGFAFPIDASCEVLPVGSRLDTALLLPDGSEVACRVEVRSVDVVPFEARHDQRLRPYRCGVRILDVPTAVRDAVVDAFVSARSPQVKDGTEFRFPDLWRMMQDARYTFHPDHPFGEEPRVLPALEELHARLAHARDLGRSLVYTDGLRPLGHVNGLRMHSGTWLVQHLAVLPGFRRSEQVSSELTSLAVEVGEAMEDVEFIRYMWRTDNRWPHRLGTWLARVLEGQGLCHLRQFHYLRAELTAASPPAASAPLPAVREAGARDRKWLEMHLRSHGDMVRLLSEDLLADLEAEQDLGERFRAAGLHRERRMFVVDGEQGPLAMALQEEATPGLSLIEVCNSFNLVVPDRTHPGTRQAVAALVAHCLAHARARGRPSALGMVDVADVPVLLEAGFVDQGRFSEWTFHRSMVRRWCEAWRSLFERQAPTRRAARDAGGTARNAVQPQDQEAR; from the coding sequence ATGAGCGTGCCCACTCACGAAGTCCTCATCGTCCACCCCAACGAAGCCCGTCGCAGCGCGCTGGTGGCGGCCCTGGGGGCGCACCGGGTCGCGGCGGTAGGCTCCCAGGTGGAGGCCGCCCGGCGCATGGAAGCGTCGGTGCCCACGCTCATCATCGCGCCAGCGGACAACGCGCGGCGCTTCCTGCGCCACGTGGACCGGGCCGCGCCAGAGGCCGTCTGCGTGTTCATCTGCTCCCGGTCGGATCAGCTGGGGCTGGAGGAGCTGGTGGAGACCGCGGCGGAGGGGCACGTCTTCAGCACCGTGGACGACGGGCTGTCGGAAGGGGAGCTGGGCCTGCGCCTGCGCGACATCCTCCAGCTGCGTGCCTCCACGCGCGTGTCGCTGGACGCGGGCCTGCGGGTGGACTTCGCGCTGGGGGGACAGCCCTTCGTCGCGGAGTGCCAGGACCTGGGCAACTTCGGCGCCGCGCTGCGCATCTCCATGGACGCGTCGATGGCGGCCTTCCTGCCGGGGACGGCCCTGGAGGCGCTGTCCATGGTGCGCGACGGCCAGCAGGTGCTCCACGTGGACCGGGCCTTCGTGCGCCACGCCACGCCGGTGCACCAGGAGGGCCGGTCGTTCCTGCGCGTGGGCATCTCCTGGCGGCCCGCCCCCGAGGTGTCCCGCGCGGCCCCGCCCCGCACGCTGCGCGACCCGGTGACGGTGCTGGCCGCGCTGCGCAAGGCGCTGCGGCGCGAGCTGCCCGTGTGGCTGCACCCACCGGACAGCCAGGCGGCGCACTTCCGGCTGGAGTCCGCCACGGTGGATCCCCAGGACGAGCGCGGCATCCTGCGTGGCGTCGTGTCCCCGGGGCTGCCAGCCAGCGTGGGCGAGGTGGTCCACCTGTGCTTCGAGATGGGCGGCCAGCACTATTCGGGCGTCACCAGCATGCTGGCCGTCGCGCACGACGGCGTGACGCTGGGCCTGCCCCGCTCGCTGTCGGTGGAGAACCGGCGCGGCCAGCAGCGCTTCCGGCCCGCGGTGAACCACCGCTTCCTCGTGCGCTTCACGTCGCCCTTCGGCGGCCAGCGCATCACCCGCGCGGTGCTCGACCTGGGCGGCCACGGGTTCGCCTTCCCCATCGACGCGTCGTGCGAGGTGCTGCCCGTGGGCTCCCGCCTGGACACGGCGCTGCTGCTGCCGGACGGTTCGGAGGTGGCGTGTCGGGTGGAGGTGCGCTCGGTGGACGTCGTCCCGTTCGAGGCCCGGCATGATCAGCGCCTGCGCCCCTACCGCTGCGGGGTGCGCATCCTGGACGTGCCGACCGCGGTGCGCGACGCGGTGGTGGACGCGTTCGTGTCCGCCCGCTCGCCCCAGGTGAAGGACGGCACGGAGTTCCGCTTCCCCGACCTCTGGCGGATGATGCAGGACGCCCGCTACACCTTCCACCCGGACCACCCGTTCGGCGAGGAGCCCCGCGTCCTGCCCGCCCTGGAAGAGCTGCACGCGCGGCTGGCCCACGCCCGCGACCTGGGGCGCTCGCTCGTCTACACCGACGGGCTGCGTCCGCTGGGGCACGTCAACGGCCTGCGGATGCATTCAGGGACGTGGCTCGTGCAGCACCTGGCCGTGCTGCCCGGCTTCCGCCGCAGCGAGCAGGTCTCCAGCGAGCTCACGTCGCTCGCGGTGGAGGTGGGCGAGGCGATGGAGGACGTGGAGTTCATCCGTTACATGTGGCGCACCGACAACCGCTGGCCCCACCGGCTGGGGACGTGGCTGGCGCGGGTGCTGGAGGGCCAGGGGCTGTGTCACCTGCGCCAGTTCCACTACCTGCGCGCGGAGCTGACCGCCGCCAGCCCCCCGGCCGCGTCCGCCCCGCTGCCCGCCGTGCGCGAGGCGGGCGCCAGGGATCGCAAGTGGCTGGAGATGCACCTGCGCTCCCACGGCGACATGGTGCGCCTGCTCAGCGAGGACCTGCTCGCGGACCTGGAGGCGGAGCAGGACCTGGGCGAGCGCTTCCGGGCGGCGGGGCTGCACCGGGAGCGGCGGATGTTCGTGGTGGACGGGGAGCAGGGGCCGCTCGCGATGGCGCTCCAGGAAGAGGCGACCCCGGGCCTGAGCCTCATCGAGGTCTGCAACAGCTTCAACCTGGTGGTGCCGGACCGGACGCACCCGGGCACGCGCCAGGCGGTGGCGGCGCTCGTGGCGCACTGCCTGGCGCACGCGCGCGCGCGGGGCCGGCCCTCCGCGCTGGGGATGGTGGACGTGGCGGACGTGCCGGTGCTGCTGGAGGCGGGCTTCGTGGACCAGGGCCGCTTCTCCGAGTGGACCTTCCACCGCTCCATGGTGCGCCGCTGGTGCGAGGCCTGGCGGTCGCTCTTCGAGCGGCAGGCCCCCACGCGCCGGGCGGCCCGCGACGCCGGGGGCACTGCGCGCAATGCCGTCCAGCCGCAGGACCAGGAGGCCCGGTGA
- a CDS encoding methyltransferase domain-containing protein, whose protein sequence is MYLMESADESRRLLEQEQSQDTRAMLRRTGLKAGDRALDAGCGPGGIAELMAERVGEQGHVTGVDVHAGRVAEAQERSRHRPQLTFLQADVRATGLPADTFDYVWSQYVFEYLPDRQAALAELLRVTRPGGRVVVSDIDGLGFQNWPFPEHLRQGTQRILEALEARGFDLYVGRKMFSDFRRAGLKDVRVHLMPFYLAPGAAEARLLKDWETRFEALAPVASPAFGGMEAYREHCEGFLAMLADPEGLKYAVTLVTEGTKP, encoded by the coding sequence ATGTACCTGATGGAGTCCGCGGACGAGTCCCGGCGCCTCCTGGAGCAGGAGCAGTCCCAGGACACGCGCGCCATGCTGCGCCGCACCGGGCTCAAGGCGGGAGACCGGGCGCTGGACGCCGGCTGCGGCCCCGGAGGCATCGCGGAGCTGATGGCGGAGCGGGTGGGGGAGCAGGGCCACGTCACCGGCGTGGACGTGCACGCGGGTCGCGTCGCGGAGGCCCAGGAGCGCAGCCGCCACCGGCCCCAGTTGACGTTCCTCCAGGCGGACGTGCGCGCCACGGGCCTGCCGGCGGACACCTTCGACTACGTGTGGAGCCAGTACGTCTTCGAGTACCTTCCGGACCGACAGGCGGCGCTCGCGGAGCTGCTCCGCGTGACGCGGCCGGGGGGACGGGTGGTGGTGTCCGACATTGACGGGCTGGGGTTCCAGAACTGGCCCTTTCCGGAGCACCTGCGTCAGGGGACGCAGCGCATCCTGGAGGCGCTGGAGGCGCGCGGGTTCGACCTGTACGTGGGCCGGAAGATGTTCTCCGACTTCCGCCGCGCGGGCCTGAAGGACGTGCGCGTGCACCTGATGCCCTTCTACCTGGCCCCGGGCGCCGCGGAGGCCCGGCTCCTGAAGGACTGGGAGACGCGCTTCGAGGCCCTGGCCCCGGTGGCGTCCCCCGCCTTCGGGGGCATGGAGGCCTACCGGGAGCACTGTGAGGGGTTCCTCGCGATGCTGGCGGATCCGGAGGGATTGAAATACGCGGTCACGCTGGTGACCGAAGGAACGAAGCCGTGA
- the nadA gene encoding quinolinate synthase NadA, which yields MGVTVDYEAEIRALKRSMNAVILAHYYQESEVQDVADFVGDSLALAQAAEKTDADVIVFCGVHFMAETAKILNPTRQVLLPDLKAGCSLSDRCPPAAFKAFKEKHPGAFVVSYVNSSAAVKAMSDVICTSSNAVKIVNQIPRDRPILFAPDQHLGRHVMKETGRDMVLWPGSCIVHEIFSEKKLVGLKVEHPDAEVVAHPECEQQVLRHADFIGSTKAILDHVVKSPKTKFIVVTEAGILHQMKKGAPHKTYIPAPPDNGCACNECPYMRLNTLEKLYRCMKDRTPELVLPADLQGAALAPLKRMLEWSA from the coding sequence ATGGGCGTGACGGTGGACTACGAGGCCGAGATCCGGGCGCTGAAGCGCTCCATGAACGCGGTCATCCTGGCGCACTACTACCAGGAGAGCGAGGTGCAGGACGTGGCCGACTTCGTCGGCGACAGCCTGGCGCTCGCCCAGGCGGCGGAGAAGACGGACGCCGACGTCATCGTCTTCTGCGGCGTGCACTTCATGGCGGAGACCGCCAAGATCCTGAACCCGACCCGACAGGTGCTCCTGCCGGACCTGAAGGCCGGCTGCTCGCTGTCGGACCGGTGCCCGCCCGCGGCCTTCAAGGCGTTCAAGGAGAAGCACCCCGGCGCCTTCGTCGTGTCGTACGTGAACAGCTCCGCCGCGGTGAAGGCGATGAGCGACGTCATCTGCACGTCGTCCAACGCGGTGAAGATCGTCAACCAGATCCCCAGGGACCGCCCCATCCTCTTCGCGCCGGATCAGCACCTGGGCCGCCACGTGATGAAGGAGACGGGGCGCGACATGGTGCTGTGGCCGGGCAGCTGCATCGTCCATGAGATCTTCAGCGAGAAGAAGCTCGTGGGGCTGAAGGTGGAGCACCCGGACGCGGAGGTGGTGGCCCACCCGGAGTGCGAGCAGCAGGTGCTGCGGCACGCGGACTTCATCGGCTCCACCAAGGCCATCCTGGACCACGTGGTGAAGAGCCCGAAGACGAAGTTCATCGTGGTGACGGAGGCCGGCATCCTCCACCAGATGAAGAAGGGCGCGCCGCACAAGACGTACATCCCGGCGCCGCCGGACAACGGGTGCGCGTGCAACGAGTGCCCGTACATGCGGCTCAACACCCTGGAGAAGCTCTACCGGTGCATGAAGGACCGGACCCCGGAGCTGGTGCTGCCGGCGGACCTCCAGGGGGCGGCCCTGGCGCCCCTGAAGCGGATGCTGGAGTGGTCGGCCTGA
- a CDS encoding ATP-binding protein: protein MSGRLPAVKVLDVSPDNAPEVSVRATSTLLLYFEHRYGAERLAKLWREHGFSLGLDYMRTPTNYVSLHFLERVAVALRDASGDSKFMREAGLFTASPQALGFVFYMLRAFGSPRACYKQTIDFSPSYNRVGAFTVDLLEHKRLKLSYRSSIPEQNRNICELRMGQFASFPTIWGLAPAEVKETECQVLGGEACRYHLTWTDPPTMWGHYLGLLLGMVSGLLATHLGWGDALFSVTALGVGGFALGGWLDRRRELQRKDELLAAQAQANLGSLRELQQRYDEVYGSNVALEDRVAARTRELSEANTKLEAALIKQREQDRLKTEFFDNVSHELRTPLTLILLSLDALQKEPESLPTVVRQHLTTLDRSTQRLLRLIDNLLNLAQLEAGKVRLRRQTVELHGFLTSQLLPFRTVAEKQGLTLTLEGGPLTPVSVDLERIEGVFHNLVSNALKFTPAGGSIAVRLREDATDVHVEVVDTGLGMAPADLAVIFDRFAQADTSGTRRFGGSGIGLALVKETLELHSGGIEVSSTPGQGSSFRVRLPKAPAVVREEVRERRYSDPTARRERRSSGRFATVLAATVTGAQRPTEPQDHSRADAKAPRILVVEDDAEIRAFIADILAPSYRVLEAANGEEGVRRAMEDRPDLVVSDVMMPVLSGLNLLVQLRAHAQTVDLPVILLTARQEVSAKVEALGAGANDYLGKPFSPRELLARVETQLRLREAAVRAAENERLAAIGLLTSGFAHEVRNPLNGLMNALMPLKDVLQGRDTGGDPNMGPAMLEVMEECGQRIRHLAESLLSFVRTADKPVAVRLDHALDSTLSVLGWRIPPGVAVERAYHCTDPIWGDPGTLNQVWLNLLDNALRAVGDTGRVLVETTQQDDDAVVSIVDSGVGIRPEDLERLFQPFFSTRAAGEGTGLGLALSRRIVLQHGGRIHITSQVGQGTRVEVRLPMRPLMSEPLTTTPTGGTGRGRWTRRLG, encoded by the coding sequence GTGAGTGGTCGCCTGCCGGCGGTGAAGGTGCTGGACGTGTCGCCGGACAACGCCCCGGAGGTGAGCGTGCGCGCCACCTCCACGTTGCTGCTCTACTTCGAGCACCGCTACGGCGCGGAGCGCCTGGCGAAGCTGTGGCGCGAGCACGGGTTCAGCCTGGGGCTGGACTACATGCGCACGCCGACCAACTACGTCTCGCTGCACTTCCTGGAGCGCGTGGCGGTGGCGCTGCGCGACGCCTCCGGCGATTCGAAGTTCATGCGCGAGGCGGGCCTGTTCACCGCGTCCCCGCAGGCGCTGGGCTTCGTCTTCTACATGCTGCGCGCGTTCGGTTCGCCGCGCGCCTGCTACAAGCAGACCATCGACTTCTCCCCCAGCTACAACCGGGTGGGCGCGTTCACGGTGGACCTGCTGGAGCACAAGCGGCTCAAGCTGTCCTACCGCAGCAGCATCCCGGAGCAGAACCGCAACATCTGCGAGCTGCGCATGGGCCAGTTCGCGTCCTTCCCCACCATCTGGGGCCTGGCGCCCGCGGAGGTGAAGGAGACGGAGTGCCAGGTGCTGGGCGGCGAGGCGTGCCGCTACCACCTGACGTGGACGGATCCCCCCACCATGTGGGGCCACTACCTGGGCCTGCTGCTGGGCATGGTGAGCGGCCTGCTGGCCACGCACCTGGGCTGGGGGGACGCGCTCTTCTCCGTGACGGCGCTGGGCGTGGGCGGCTTCGCGCTGGGCGGCTGGCTGGACCGGCGGCGGGAGCTGCAGCGCAAGGACGAACTGCTCGCGGCCCAGGCGCAGGCGAACCTGGGCTCGCTGCGCGAATTGCAGCAGCGCTACGACGAGGTCTACGGCAGCAACGTGGCGCTGGAGGACCGCGTCGCGGCGCGCACGCGCGAGCTGTCGGAGGCCAACACGAAGCTGGAGGCGGCGCTGATCAAACAGCGCGAGCAGGACCGGCTGAAGACGGAGTTCTTCGACAACGTGAGCCATGAGCTGAGGACGCCGCTCACGCTCATCCTGCTGTCGCTGGACGCGCTCCAGAAGGAGCCGGAGTCGCTGCCCACGGTGGTGCGCCAGCACCTGACGACGTTGGACCGGAGCACGCAGCGGCTCCTGCGGCTCATCGACAACCTGCTCAACCTGGCGCAGCTGGAGGCGGGCAAGGTGCGCCTGCGCCGCCAGACGGTGGAGCTGCACGGCTTCCTCACGTCGCAGCTCTTGCCCTTCCGCACGGTGGCGGAGAAGCAGGGGCTGACGCTCACGCTGGAGGGCGGGCCGCTGACGCCGGTGTCGGTGGACCTGGAGCGCATTGAAGGCGTGTTCCACAACCTGGTCTCCAACGCGCTCAAGTTCACCCCGGCCGGGGGCAGCATCGCGGTGCGCCTGCGCGAGGACGCCACTGACGTGCACGTGGAGGTGGTGGACACCGGGCTGGGCATGGCCCCCGCGGACCTGGCCGTCATCTTCGACCGCTTCGCCCAGGCGGACACGTCCGGCACGCGGCGCTTCGGGGGCAGCGGCATCGGCCTGGCGCTGGTGAAGGAGACGCTGGAGCTGCACTCGGGCGGCATTGAGGTGTCGAGCACGCCGGGCCAGGGCTCCAGCTTCCGCGTGCGCCTGCCCAAGGCGCCCGCGGTGGTGCGCGAGGAGGTGCGCGAGCGCCGCTACTCCGACCCGACGGCCCGGCGCGAGCGGCGCAGCTCCGGCCGCTTCGCCACGGTGCTGGCCGCGACGGTCACCGGGGCGCAGCGCCCCACGGAGCCGCAGGACCACTCGCGCGCGGACGCGAAGGCGCCCCGCATCCTGGTGGTGGAGGACGACGCGGAGATCCGCGCCTTCATCGCGGACATCCTCGCGCCCAGTTACCGGGTGCTGGAGGCGGCCAACGGCGAGGAGGGCGTGCGCCGGGCCATGGAGGACCGGCCGGACCTGGTGGTGTCGGACGTGATGATGCCGGTGTTGTCCGGCCTCAACCTGCTCGTGCAGCTGCGCGCCCATGCGCAGACGGTGGACCTGCCCGTCATCCTGCTCACCGCGCGCCAGGAGGTGTCCGCCAAGGTGGAGGCCCTGGGCGCGGGCGCCAACGACTACCTGGGCAAGCCCTTCAGCCCGCGCGAGCTGCTGGCGCGCGTGGAGACGCAGCTGCGGCTGCGCGAGGCCGCGGTGCGCGCGGCGGAGAACGAGCGGCTGGCCGCCATTGGCCTGCTCACCTCCGGCTTCGCGCACGAGGTGCGCAACCCGCTCAACGGGCTGATGAACGCGCTGATGCCGCTCAAGGACGTGCTCCAGGGCCGGGACACCGGCGGCGACCCCAACATGGGCCCGGCGATGCTGGAGGTGATGGAGGAGTGCGGCCAGCGCATCCGCCACCTGGCGGAGTCGCTGCTGTCCTTCGTGCGCACGGCGGACAAGCCCGTGGCGGTGCGGTTGGACCATGCGCTCGACTCCACGCTCAGCGTGCTGGGCTGGCGCATCCCCCCGGGCGTCGCCGTGGAGCGCGCCTACCATTGCACCGACCCCATCTGGGGTGACCCCGGCACGCTCAACCAGGTGTGGCTCAACCTGCTGGACAACGCGCTGCGCGCGGTGGGCGACACCGGCCGCGTGCTGGTGGAGACGACGCAGCAGGACGACGACGCGGTGGTCAGCATCGTCGACAGCGGTGTGGGCATCCGCCCGGAGGACCTGGAGCGGCTCTTCCAGCCCTTCTTCTCCACCCGCGCCGCGGGCGAGGGCACGGGCCTGGGACTGGCGCTCAGCCGCCGCATCGTGTTGCAGCACGGCGGGCGCATCCACATCACGAGCCAGGTGGGGCAGGGCACCCGGGTGGAGGTGCGGCTGCCCATGCGCCCGCTGATGTCGGAGCCGCTCACGACCACCCCGACTGGGGGTACGGGTCGGGGGCGGTGGACGCGGCGGCTCGGCTGA